A DNA window from Scomber japonicus isolate fScoJap1 chromosome 14, fScoJap1.pri, whole genome shotgun sequence contains the following coding sequences:
- the nkx1.2la gene encoding NK1 transcription factor related 2-like,a: MLDPKDCGVTMMSSHKISFSIIDILDPNKFNSKRVNELSIAEEKFRVPNAEGTSLESDTTAGGDFRGERREADEHSTGAEHYAVVADPLLLSPAAEPERCLPGEQDDPVEESAVTLQDPSPHKRRRPDQACAKPRRARTAFTYEQLVALENKFRATRYLSVCERLNLALSLSLTETQVKIWFQNRRTKWKKQNPGADSTLQPGSNSLVSVSPSPATCGSNPASFHQTFPNFTSGNVIFHTASAVPLSSTGGLLHPFISSGFVQPTYFNPHL; this comes from the exons ATGCTGGACCCCAAAGACTGTGGAGTGACAATGATGTCTAGTCACAAAATTTCCTTTTCTATAATCGACATTTTGGATCCAAACAAATTCAACAGCAAAAGGGTAAACGAACTTTCTATCGCCGAGGAGAAGTTTCGTGTGCCAAATGCAGAGGGAACAAGTTTGGAGTCGGACACCACTGCAGGCGGAGACTTCAGAGGTGAGCGCAGGGAAGCAG ATGAACATTCCACAGGCGCCGAACATTACGCAGTTGTCGctgaccccctccttctctcccctgCGGCTGAACCTGAGCGCTGTCTCCCGGGAGAGCAGGACGACCCGGTAGAGGAGTCCGCCGTCACTCTGCAGGACCCGTCACCTCACAAGCGGCGGCGGCCGGACCAGGCCTGTGCCAAGCCACGACGTGCCAGAACAGCGTTCACATACGAGCAACTTGTGGCTCTGGAAAACAAGTTCCGCGCAACTCGGTACTTGTCCGTGTGCGAGAGACTGAACCTGGCCCTGTCCTTGAGTCTGACCGAAACCCAGGTGAAAATTTGGTTCCAGAATAGGAGAACcaagtggaaaaagcagaaccCCGGGGCGGACAGCACCTTGCAGCCCGGCTCCAATTCCCTGGTTAGCGTCAGTCCCAGTCCGGCCACATGTGGATCGAACCCTGCCAGCTTTCACCAAACTTTCCCCAACTTCACCTCTGGGAATGTGATCTTCCACACAGCCAGTGCTGTTCCGCTTTCATCCACTGGAGGGCTCCTGCATCCCTTCATATCCAGTGGATTCGTCCAGCCGACTTATTTTAATCCACACCTATAA